From the genome of Roseivivax sp. THAF197b:
TGTCGATCGCGGTATCCGCGGCCGCGTAGGGATGCGACGCATTGATACCCGCATCGCGGAGACCGCCCGCGGTCGCACGACGGGGCACCGCTGGCACCTGAGATAGAGAGCGCGCCATCAGAACACCACCGTGCGCGAACCTGCCCCGGCGCCCTGCCCGAGCTGACGCTTCAGCGAATTGATGTAGCGGCGCAATTGGCTTTCCATGGCGGGCGTGAATTCCGTGCGATGGCCGTCATAGGAAACGACAGTCACGCTTTGCCCGATCATGACCTTGTGAAGAGCGGTCTCGGCGTCCGCGAGGTTCTGCTCGAGGATGGCTGTGTCAGTCATGGGGCCTCAATGCTTTCGCTAGGCGCGCGGCAGGATCAGCCGCACGGTTCTGTTTCGGTTTTGGCGCGGCACTCGCCGCGGCCATCGGCAGCTCAGCGTCGAAAAGATCGCCTTGCGGTGTGTCCGGAACGGCGCCCCGCTCGGCGGCGAGCGCATCCCATTGATCATCGGTCATCGAGGCCCAGCCTTTCCGAAGTGCCCCGGCCTCTGCGTAGTTCATCGTGTCGAGCGCTTCGTTCCGCCGTGTCGGTTCGACCAATTCCCAACGGCTGGTCATCACCCCCACCACGTTGCGCCGCAGGACCCGCGTTTCGGCGGTCAGCATGCGATAGAACTCGTCTCCGAGATCCCGCGCGAACTGCGTGTAGCCACGCTCATCCGGCATCTCCTTCTCGAGATGCTGGTAAAGTCCGGCCTTCAGCGACGAGACGTTCAGGATGAACGCGCGTTTCTGCGATCTCTTTGCTTTGCCATCCTTGCGCCGCTCGAACTTTTGCAGCTCCATCAGCGGACCGTTTTGCTTTGAGCCGCCCTTGACGATAATCACCCGGTTCCAGCTATGGGTCTTCGCCCAGCTCCAGACGTCGTCGGTATAGGCGCCACCGTCGATCGCCAGGATGTCGAGCGCGAAGGTCAGACCGAACTCAGTCCGCCATTCCTGCTTGAGGAGCGCGTTCAACTGCGTCCGGCCTTCCTCGTCGCCGATGTGGTGCGGGATCACCTTGTAATCGATCACCCACCGCCTGCGGTTCGCACCGAAAGCCACGAGGTGAACTTCGATGCGATCCTCCTGGCAGTCGACGCCCGCGGAAAAGATAAACCCCGTCGCGGGCAGAAAGCCCCGCTCGAGGACTTCGCCAGGAGCCGCATTCTCGGTGCGGTCCCGCAAGATTTCCCAGTCGGGCGCATCCGTGGCCTGCTCATACGGCAGGCCCAGCACGTCGTTCCAGAACACCTGCTCGACGGTAGAGCTGACCACCGGCTGCGTGGCCTTCAGTTTCTTACCTGGCGATGCCGAAGCATCCGGGTCCTCAGTTGCCGGTCGATCGGTGCGCGCAGAGATGCGCGACCAGCCCATGACCTGGGCATATTCAACAGCTATCGAGCCCCAGTCCCGCTGCGGCGCATAGGCCCGCCAGAGGTGAAAGCCCGGGTGATCGCCGTTCGGGTTGTGCTTCACCCATCGGCCGAGGCGCACAATGCGCTCCTTGTCGCCATGACGGATTTCGCAGCCGCAAGAGATGCAGGTGAAATGCGCCGCGTGCAGGCGCTCGGGATCGATGTTCTCCCGAAAGTTCTCCCACGTCAGCGGCTGTCCATGTCCGCAATGCGGGCACGGAACGTAATAGAGGCGCTGATCACTGCGCTCGTAAGACAACGTGATCCGGCAGGTGCCCTTGATCATCGCTGTTGAGACGCGAAGGATCTTTGCATCCTCGTATCCCGACGCTCGGCTTTCGGCGAGCTTCTCCGGATCGCCCTTTTCCGACGTCTCGAACTTCGAAAGGTCATCGAGGATCACAAGCCGTCGGCTCGTGCCCGTGAGATCCGCGGGCGAACCCGCCGAGGCGACCTTGATCGAGCCGTTTCGATCGAGGGTCTCCTGATTGAACGTGTTGTCGCGGTTCTCACCGCGGCCAGATCCAAACACGCGAATGAGGCCGGGCGCCTGTCGACGCATTGGCATCCACTTGTTGTTGACCCATTCACTCGCTGCGCTCCCGGTCGGATGCACGATCAAGCTGTCGAGCGGTGTGTACTCGTGCCATTCCGCCAGCGTTGGCTGAATGATCGAAACTGTCTTGCCCCATTGTGCGGAGCCTCGGATCGTCACCTCGCGCGCCGGGTGTTCCGGTGACAGCACATCGTGGATCTCACGCAGAAAGGCGAACCGAGAGATATCGAACGGGCCAGGCATCGGCGACCGGGCGTCGAAAACGATGTTCTCCTCGCACCACCTGGTGATGTCAGGCGGAGGCGGGGGTGCGATCGACTGGGCGATAGCACGCGCTACCACCGCCTCGACCGAAGCCAGGAAACCCATTGATCAGAAATCTGCCTCTTGTTCGACCTCGGAGGGCTGCGCTGCTGCAGCCTCATCCGATTTTTCCTCGGCGCGCTCGCCGCGATATTCACGCCAGACATGTGTCAGGATCGCGCGGGCCTGCAGGAAGTCGACGCCCAGCTCGTCTGCGAGCCGCCGCGCACCACCGCGCAGGACCTTGCTCTCGATCGCCGCGATCTCCATCGCCATCTGTCGCGACGTCTCGCTTGCGACCTCGCTCGCAAGAACCCAGTGCCCCTCTTCCGCCTCGTTCTGCCGACGCGCGCGCCGAGCCTTTTCTTCCAGCTCGAGCGTTCGGGCCTGCTCGTACCGGCTCGGATCTTTCGTCGCGGGCTGAGGTGCAGCCTGCTCATTAGCTGGGCCGCCATCGCCTCTGTCAGATCCGGCGTCCGCCGCGATCGTTCCAAGGCTGGCCTTGGTGCCCGCGCCGTTGCCCAGCAGCTGACCGGGGTCGAGCTTCTGGCCGAGAGCCTGGGCAACCTTGGCGATATCGAACCGACGCGATCGACCAGAGCCCGAGTAACACCCGTTCAAGCGTCCATCGCTGACAAGCTGGCTAATGCGGCTCCGCGAAAGGTTCAGCCCCCTCGCCAATTCCGTCGCGTTCACCTGCTGCTGCATCGCTTTACCTCCGGCGCCGCTGCCGCGGATCGGTCGCCCTCCTCATCGTCCTGTCTGAACTTTCGGCCTGTCCGCCTAAACGAACTAAAGTTTAGGCTTTCCAACTTGTTTAACGTGTCTCAACACACGCGCTTAGCC
Proteins encoded in this window:
- a CDS encoding phage terminase large subunit family protein; amino-acid sequence: MGFLASVEAVVARAIAQSIAPPPPPDITRWCEENIVFDARSPMPGPFDISRFAFLREIHDVLSPEHPAREVTIRGSAQWGKTVSIIQPTLAEWHEYTPLDSLIVHPTGSAASEWVNNKWMPMRRQAPGLIRVFGSGRGENRDNTFNQETLDRNGSIKVASAGSPADLTGTSRRLVILDDLSKFETSEKGDPEKLAESRASGYEDAKILRVSTAMIKGTCRITLSYERSDQRLYYVPCPHCGHGQPLTWENFRENIDPERLHAAHFTCISCGCEIRHGDKERIVRLGRWVKHNPNGDHPGFHLWRAYAPQRDWGSIAVEYAQVMGWSRISARTDRPATEDPDASASPGKKLKATQPVVSSTVEQVFWNDVLGLPYEQATDAPDWEILRDRTENAAPGEVLERGFLPATGFIFSAGVDCQEDRIEVHLVAFGANRRRWVIDYKVIPHHIGDEEGRTQLNALLKQEWRTEFGLTFALDILAIDGGAYTDDVWSWAKTHSWNRVIIVKGGSKQNGPLMELQKFERRKDGKAKRSQKRAFILNVSSLKAGLYQHLEKEMPDERGYTQFARDLGDEFYRMLTAETRVLRRNVVGVMTSRWELVEPTRRNEALDTMNYAEAGALRKGWASMTDDQWDALAAERGAVPDTPQGDLFDAELPMAAASAAPKPKQNRAADPAARLAKALRPHD
- the gpW gene encoding gpW family head-tail joining protein; amino-acid sequence: MTDTAILEQNLADAETALHKVMIGQSVTVVSYDGHRTEFTPAMESQLRRYINSLKRQLGQGAGAGSRTVVF